The following DNA comes from Meiothermus sp. CFH 77666.
TGATTTGCTGCAACAGCACGGAGAGGCTTTACCTTCTGAGGTTTTGCGGGCAGTTGAGCTAACCCCCTTTGCAATAGCACTTCATTACCCAGGAACCCATCCGCCCATCACTTACGACGATTACCTGGATGCAGTAGAGGTCGCTCGCGGCATTGTGGAGTGGGTCGAGGCACACCTTTGAAACACCTTTACGTACATGTTCCCTTCTGCCCTACCATCTGCCCCTACTGCGATTTTCACGTAGTCAGGCGGCACGGCGGGGTGGTAGCGGCCTACCTCGAGCGGCTGGCCGAAGAGGCCAGAGCCCTGTATGAGCAGTACCCAGGGCCTCTCAGAACCCTTTACTTAGGCGGCGGCACCCCCAGCTTCCTGCGGAGCGCTGAACTCCGGGCCCTGTTTGCCGCCCTGCCCTGGGACATCGGCGGGGCCGAGGTCACCCTGGAGGCCAACCCCGGTACGCTCAATACCGAACGGCTGCAGCTCCTGCGGGGCCTGGGGGTGAACCGGCTTTCGCTGGGGGTGCAAAGTTTCCAGGACGATGTACTCAAAACCCTGGGCCGGGCCCACGGACGCAAAGGCGCCCTGAAGGCGGTGGAGATGAGCCTGGAAGCCGGTTTCCGCACCTCGCTGGACCTGATACTGGGCCTGCCCGGACAGGACTTCGAGGCCGACCTGCGCGAAGCCCGTGCGCTGGGCGTGGGGCACATTTCGGCCTACACGCTGCAAATTGAGCCCGGCACGCCCTTTGCGCTGGCCAACCTGCAAACCGACGAGGAACAGGAGGCCCGCGCTTTCGAACAAGCCGAGGAAATTCTTGGAGAGGCCGGTTTTGTCCGTTACGAGGTTTCCAACTTCGCCCTGCCCCACCAGGAAAGCCAGCACAACCAGGTGTACTGGCAACTGGGCTTCTGGGGGGCGCTGGGGCCGGGGGCGGCGGCCCACCTGCCTGCACAAGCGGGAAAAGCCCTGTACGCCATCCGCGCCACCAATCCACCACTTCCGCGCTGGCTGGCAGGGGAAGCGCCTGCAACAGAAGAAATTAGCCCCCTCGAGCACGCCAAAGAAGCCCTGATGCTGGGGCTGCGGCTGCGGGAGGGGGTGGATGTGGGGAGCCTCGAGGTACGCACGGGACTGGAGCTTTGGCCCGCTCTGGCTCCCACCGTAGCGAAACTGATCGGAGAGGGAAGGCTCGAGGCCAGAGGTCAACGCCTGCGTGCGACCCACCTTAGCACCCTGCATCCGGTCATTCTGCAACTTTGGGAGGCATTGGACGCTATAACAACTGCACAAACACCCGGGTGAGGGCCTCGAGGCGCCTACTACGGACGCGGATGAGCGACCGTACAGCCCAGGACATGGCGGAAGTGATGCGCCCCGAAACAAGCGTCTCGAGGTCGCCAAGGTTCTCCTGCAAAACGCGGTATACCCTGCGCCGGTCAAGCCCTGCGCTCAAAGCTACCCCCGCCTTCGTCCGAGGCCAGATGGACGGCCATCAGGTGCGCCAGCCGCCGCCGCAGCACCTCAGGCCGGGTCACCGAGCCACCGCCTTTTCATGGCCTCCCGCTGTACGCGCAAGAGGGGTTCTAAATCCCAGTACTCCCGCACCACCCGCGAAACGTAGCTCCCCACGCAGAACCCCTCCCGCTGAAAGACGACCCCGTTAGCCCGCACCACCTCAAAGGCCAGCACCGGCGGGGCCTGGTTCAAAACAACCAGGTCTGCGCGCTCGAAGCCGGCTTTCACCAGGTCGGTCAGGATGTCCAGCGTGGGGTCGGGCTTTTGGGGCTCCAGATACACCCCGATATCCCAGTCGCTCCCAGGGCGCGATTTTCCAAAGGCGCGGGAGCCGAACAAAAAGGCTACCTGCACCTGAGGGTATCGAGAAAAAACCCCTCGAACGCTATCCAGCACCTGGGTTTCCACGAACTCAGGGTAACATAAGCACCCGCTCAACCCACCAGATACAGCACCTCACTGATGGCTTGAACGTACTCCTGCACGGCCAGGCCTTTTTTGGGAATACGAAACCCCGGCGGGTACTGGGTGGGCTCGACTCGGAAGGGTAAGGCTCGCAGGGCTTTGGCGTCGTAGTCGAGGCGGGCGGTCTCAAAGGCAATCTGGAGGTGGAGCATGTCCTCGGTGATGGAGACCACCCCCTTGGACTCCGCTACCAGTCGGAGTTTGGTGAGGGCCAGGAAGTTTTCCACCTCCTCGGGTGCGGGGCCGTAGCGTTCCTTGATTTCCCTGGCAAGGCGGGAAAGCTGGGCCAGGTTGCGGGTCTCGGCCAGGCGGCCATAGAAGCGGCTGCGGGCGGCGGGGCTGGGGATGTACTCGGGGGTGAGGCGGGCCGAAAGCTGAAGGTCCAGGGTGACGTGGCGCTCGAGCTCCACCTGCTCCCCCTTGAGCTTGCGGATGGCCTCGGATAGAAGCTCGGTGTAGATTTCCAGGCTCACCGCGCGGATGTGGCCGTGCTGTTCGGGCCCCAACAGGTTGCCCACCCCGCGAATTTCCATGTCCTTCTCGGCCAGGAGGTGCCCCGAGCCCAGGTCGGAGAGGTCGGCGATGGCCGCCAGGCGGCGCTCGGCCCCTTCGGTCAGGCGCAGGGGGTGAAACAGGTAGGCGTAGGCTTCCTCTTTTCTGCGCCCTACCCGCCCACGGAGCTGGTAGAGGGCCGCCAGGCCCAGCTTGTCGGCCCGCTCCACCAGGATGGTGTTGGCCTCGGGGATATCCAGCCCGCTTTCGATGATGGTAGTGGCCAGGAGCACGTCAAAAGCCCCCTCGGCAAAGGCCAGCATGGTCTCCTCCACCGCGGTTTCGTTCATCTGGCCGTGGACCACGCCAATCCGGGCCTCGGGCACCAGGGCTTCCAGGTACTTGCGCCGCGCCAGGATGGTAGCCACCCGGTCGTGCACGTAAAAGGCTTTGCCGCCGCGCTCGAGCTCGTCCATAATCCCCTGCCGCACCAGTGCGGGGTCGTAGGGGGCCAGGATGGTCTGGATGGGCTTGCGGCCCGGCGGGGCAGTCTGGATGCTGCTGAGGTCGCGCAGGCCCACCAGGGCGCTGTAGAGGGTGCGGGGGATCGGCGTGGCCGACAAAAACAGGGTGTCCACGGCCTCCTTGAGTTCGCGGATGCGCTCCTTCTGGGCCACCCCAAAGCGGTGCTCCTCGTCCACCACCAGAAGGCCCAGATCTTTGAAGCGCACATCGGGGGACAAAAGGCGGTGGGTGCCAATCACGATGTCCACCCGGCCCGCCGCCAGGTCGCGCAGAATGGCGCTGGCCTCTTTCTCGGAGGTGAAGCGCGAGAGACCCGCCACCCGCACCGGCAGGCCCTCCAGGCGTTTCTGGAAGGTCTGGGTGTGCTGCTCGGCCAGGAGCGTGGTGGGCACCAGCACCGCCACCTGGGCCCCGTGCCCCACCACCCGGTGGGCGGCCCGCAGGGCCACCTCGGTCTTGCCGAAGCCCACATCCCCCGAGATCAGGCGCTCCATGGGGCGGGGGGCCTCGAGGTCGCGCAGGGTTTCTTCCAGGGCCTTGTGCTGGTCGGGGGTCAGCTCGAAGGGAAAGTTCTGCTCCACCAGCACATCCCACTCGGGCAGAGGGCCAAAAGCCCGGCCCGGCGTGGCCTCGCGCTTGGCGTGCAGCACCAACATCCGCTGGGCCAGCTCCTCGGCGTCGCGCTGGGCTTTTTCCCGGGTGCGCTTCCACTCCCCCTTGCCGAGCGAGGAGAGGGCCGGGGGATCGTCGGTGGTGCCGGGGTGGCGCTTGAGCAGGGGTAGCTGCTCTACCGGGAGGTACATCTTCCCCTCGCCTGCGTACTGCAAGACCAGGTAGTCGCGTTTGGCCCCCAGTACCTCGCGGGTCTCGAGGCCCAGGTACTGCCCGATGCCGTGCTCGGGGTGGATCAGGTAGTCGCCCACCGAGAGCGCCCCAGGGTCGGCCACCTCGCCCCCCACCACCCGCCGGTTGCGCAGTACCTCGGCCCCCCCAAAGGCGTACAGGTGGGCCTCGCTCAGATACACCGTGCGCGTTTCGGGGTCCAGGAAGGCCCCTTCGAAGGGCGCAGGCACCAGGTTCAGGGTTCCGGGTTTGGGTGACAGGGTGGGGGTAGAGCGAAGTGCGTTGAGGGCTGGGGTATCGGCACCAGAGCCCTGACCCCTCTCCCCTGACCCCTCTCCCCTGACCCCTGACCCCTGTAGTTTTTGCAAAAGATAACTGCGGCTCTTGGGGTGCCGGTAGAAGAACACCACCGAAAAACCCGCCCCCATCCAGGCATGGACATCTTCCACAAACTGCGAGATACGGGCCCGGTAGGGAGGGAGGGGCTTGTAGGGCAGGGGCAGGGAGGGCAGCTCGGGCCCGCCCAGGCCGAAGGCGACCCGGCTACGGCCTGCAATCAGGGGCCACAGCGCCTCGGGTGCCAGGGCCGGGGTATCGAGGTAGACCGTGCCGGGGAAGTGCAGGATTTTGTGGGAGTCCCAGGTCTCGGCCTTGCCTTCACGGGCCGTCAGGACGTAGCGCTGACGGGGTTCGCCGGCTACCTTGAGGGCATCCAGTTCATCGCCGAAGAACTCCAGCCGGACTTCCTCCAGCTCGAGCACATCCCCCTGCACGCGGTAGTCCTCCTCGCGCAGGTAGCCCATGCGATAGAGGCGCTCCAGCAGGTCTTCCCGCAGGTACTGGCGCCCTACCTCGAGCACCAGACGCCAGTCTTCGGGCTGGGCCGGAAAAGCCGCCAGGGCTTCGGGGTAGCTCATCACCACCACCTGGGCCTCGCCGATGGCCTCGAGGCCAGGGTTCACGTAAACCGAGACCCCCAGCGCCCCCAGGTCGGCATACAGGCTCAGGCGCTCGGGGGGG
Coding sequences within:
- the hemW gene encoding radical SAM family heme chaperone HemW; translated protein: MKHLYVHVPFCPTICPYCDFHVVRRHGGVVAAYLERLAEEARALYEQYPGPLRTLYLGGGTPSFLRSAELRALFAALPWDIGGAEVTLEANPGTLNTERLQLLRGLGVNRLSLGVQSFQDDVLKTLGRAHGRKGALKAVEMSLEAGFRTSLDLILGLPGQDFEADLREARALGVGHISAYTLQIEPGTPFALANLQTDEEQEARAFEQAEEILGEAGFVRYEVSNFALPHQESQHNQVYWQLGFWGALGPGAAAHLPAQAGKALYAIRATNPPLPRWLAGEAPATEEISPLEHAKEALMLGLRLREGVDVGSLEVRTGLELWPALAPTVAKLIGEGRLEARGQRLRATHLSTLHPVILQLWEALDAITTAQTPG
- a CDS encoding nucleotidyltransferase domain-containing protein; translated protein: METQVLDSVRGVFSRYPQVQVAFLFGSRAFGKSRPGSDWDIGVYLEPQKPDPTLDILTDLVKAGFERADLVVLNQAPPVLAFEVVRANGVVFQREGFCVGSYVSRVVREYWDLEPLLRVQREAMKRRWLGDPA
- the mfd gene encoding transcription-repair coupling factor, translating into MHTTAPSILNHYLPGLPQVARALLFAQGEGPRVLLCPPERLSLYADLGALGVSVYVNPGLEAIGEAQVVVMSYPEALAAFPAQPEDWRLVLEVGRQYLREDLLERLYRMGYLREEDYRVQGDVLELEEVRLEFFGDELDALKVAGEPRQRYVLTAREGKAETWDSHKILHFPGTVYLDTPALAPEALWPLIAGRSRVAFGLGGPELPSLPLPYKPLPPYRARISQFVEDVHAWMGAGFSVVFFYRHPKSRSYLLQKLQGSGVRGEGSGERGQGSGADTPALNALRSTPTLSPKPGTLNLVPAPFEGAFLDPETRTVYLSEAHLYAFGGAEVLRNRRVVGGEVADPGALSVGDYLIHPEHGIGQYLGLETREVLGAKRDYLVLQYAGEGKMYLPVEQLPLLKRHPGTTDDPPALSSLGKGEWKRTREKAQRDAEELAQRMLVLHAKREATPGRAFGPLPEWDVLVEQNFPFELTPDQHKALEETLRDLEAPRPMERLISGDVGFGKTEVALRAAHRVVGHGAQVAVLVPTTLLAEQHTQTFQKRLEGLPVRVAGLSRFTSEKEASAILRDLAAGRVDIVIGTHRLLSPDVRFKDLGLLVVDEEHRFGVAQKERIRELKEAVDTLFLSATPIPRTLYSALVGLRDLSSIQTAPPGRKPIQTILAPYDPALVRQGIMDELERGGKAFYVHDRVATILARRKYLEALVPEARIGVVHGQMNETAVEETMLAFAEGAFDVLLATTIIESGLDIPEANTILVERADKLGLAALYQLRGRVGRRKEEAYAYLFHPLRLTEGAERRLAAIADLSDLGSGHLLAEKDMEIRGVGNLLGPEQHGHIRAVSLEIYTELLSEAIRKLKGEQVELERHVTLDLQLSARLTPEYIPSPAARSRFYGRLAETRNLAQLSRLAREIKERYGPAPEEVENFLALTKLRLVAESKGVVSITEDMLHLQIAFETARLDYDAKALRALPFRVEPTQYPPGFRIPKKGLAVQEYVQAISEVLYLVG